One segment of Panicum virgatum strain AP13 chromosome 3K, P.virgatum_v5, whole genome shotgun sequence DNA contains the following:
- the LOC120699785 gene encoding DNA ligase 1-like: MEGGGGFDGATMKRRRSSAARRPRPEGGPAADQRDNTASSPPSPSASSRSGPRRLLVTSDENAAGPDGGHRRREFLLNAPSPERATRGSLRLRSEAAGGGARMAEGSSHVAQPEGNRVSTPAGGKPGKVKVKIRNMLPKPNPDAVDSRSLPAKPPQPVDSRHQQKTEGAKDSDKSSSSRDKKSRKERLVEEAMAQEQSAKVQREPSSDPVRKSRRLAKKSVLDNETDEDYDTSNIGTPEDWDGSAPELKNKGGSSSKKNASKKIKIKSKAYEVDNEFVNSRSSRDGKKRSRESADDDNTEEEPTSDSEPDAEDEQKTATESPVNVRSEPLTTRRRALQSWMDGSNSSTVEFPDGLPLAPSRSKKDKLSEEEMLAKKAEAAQRRKMQVEKATKESEAEAIRKILGLDSEKKKEERKQKEREEKERAIRAQNIAASSIRWVIGATGTVVSFPHAVGLPSIFDSKPHSYPPPREKCAGPECTNAYKYRHSKLNLPLCSLKCYKAVQGNA; encoded by the exons atggaaggcggcggcggattcgACGGCGCAACCATGAagaggcggcggagcagcgcggcgaggaggccgaggccggAGGGCGGCCCTGCCGCGGACCAGCGGGACAAcaccgcctcctcccctccgtCGCCATCGGCGTCGTCCAGAAGCGGGCCGAGGAGGCTGCTGGTGACTTCGGACGAGAACGCCGCCGGCCCCGACGGGGGCCACCGGAGGCGGGAGTTCCTCCTCAACGCTCCGTCGCCGGAGCGCGCCACCAGGGGGAGCCTCCGGCTGCGTTCCGAGGCCGCGGGCGGTGGAGCCAGGATGGCCGAGGGTAGCAGCCATGTTGCTCAGCCTGAGGGGAACCGTGTTTCGACCCCGGCCGGTGGCAAGCCGGGGAAGGTGAAGGTGAAGATCCGGAACATGTTGCCGAAGCCGAACCCTGATGCGGTGGATTCCAGGTCTTTGCCGGCGAAGCCTCCTCAGCCGGTAGATTCACGGCACCAGCAAAAG ACTGAAGGCGCAAAAGATTCTGACAAGTCATCCTCTTCAAGAGACAAGAAATCCAGAAAGGAGAGGTTAGTTGAAGAAGCAATGGCTCAGGAGCAATCAGCCAAAGTTCAGAGAGAACCATCTTCAGATCCTGTCCGGAAGAGTAGGAGGCTTGCTAAGAAATCTGTATTGGACAATGAAACAGATGAGGACTATGATACAAGTAATATTGGAACTCCTGAAGATTGGGATGGTAGTGCTCCTGAGCTTAAGAACAAAGGAGGCAGTAGCTCCAAGAAGAATGCCTCaaagaaaattaaaattaagagTAAGGCGTATGAGGTTGACAATGAGTTTGTTAATTCCCGATCAAGTAGAGATGGCAAGAAAAGATCTAGGGAATCAGCTGATGATGATAATACAGAAGAGGAACCGACCTCAGATAGTGAACCTGATGCTGAAGATGAGCAAAAAACAGCCACTGAATCTCCTGTCAATGTTAGAAGTGAGCCTCTCACGACACGTCGTCGTGCCCTTCAATCATGGATGGATGGGAGCAATAGTAGTACTGTTGAGTTCCCTGATGGTCTACCTCTGGCTCCTTCAAGAA GCAAGAAAGACAAGCTTTCTGAAGAGGAGATGCTTGCCAAAAAGGCTGAAGCTGCTCAGCGGCGCAAGATGCAAGTGGAAAAGGCTACTAAAGAAAGCGAG GCTGAAGCTATAAGGAAAATATTGGGCCTGGACtctgagaagaagaaggaagagaggaaGCAAAAGGAGCGGGAAGAGAAG GAGCGGGCAATCAGAGCACAAAACATCGCTGCAAGCTCAATCCGCTGGGTCATTGGGGCCACTGGAACAGTTGTGTCATTCCCACATGCAGTAGGCCTCCCCAGCATCTTTGACTCCAAGCCTCACAG CTACCCTCCTCCAAGGGAGAAATGCGCTGGGCCGGAGTGCACGAACGCGTACAAGTACAGGCACTCCAAGCTGAACCTCCCCCTTTGCAGCCTCAAGTGCTACAAGGCTGTGCAAGGAAACGCTTGA
- the LOC120699781 gene encoding DNA replication licensing factor MCM7 produces the protein MKNPDFAADKALAKDFLSNFADPRGEPKYLNILQDVANRKIRAIQIELDDLFHYKDVDEEFLQRVTENTRRYIGIFAEAMDELMPEPTEAYTVDEDRDILMTQRVDEGADGGADGTDPLQRMPPEIKRFFEVYIKAFSKVTPLTIRQVKASTIGQLVKISGIVTRCSDVKPLMQVAVYTCEECGFEIYQEVTARVFMPLFECPSQRCKLNKAKGNLILQLRASKFLKFQEVKLQELAEHVPKGHIPRSLTVHLRGELTRKVAPGDVIEMSGIFLPMPYYGFRAMRAGLVADTYLEAMTVTHFKKKYEEYELKGDEQEQIDRLAEDGDIYSKLARSLAPEIFGHEDVKKALLLLLVGAPHRKLGDGMKIRGDLHICLMGDPGVAKSQLLKHIINVAPRGVYTTGRGSSGVGLTAAVQKDPITSEFVLEGGALVLADMGICAIDEFDKMEESDRTAIHEVMEQQTVSIAKAGITTSLNARTAILSAANPAWGRYDMRRTPAENINLPPALLSRFDLLWLILDRADMESDLEMARHIVHVHQNLESPALGFTPLEPSVLRAYISAARRVIPSVPRELEEYIATAYSSIRQEEAKSNAPTSYTTIRTLLSILRISIALARLRFSETVAQSDVDEALRLMQMSKYSLYSDDRQRSGLDAISDIYSILRDEAARTSSMDVRYAHALNLISRKGYSEAQLKECLEEYASLNVWQIHPNTFDIHFIDA, from the exons ATGAAGAACCCCGACTTCGCCGCCGACAAAG CGCTCGCCAAGGACTTCCTGTCCAACTTCGCTGACCCGCGCGGCGAGCCCAAGTACCTCAACATCCTG CAAGATGTCGCCAATCGGAAGATCCGGGCAATCCAGATTGAGCTGGACGACCTGTTCCAT TATAAGGATGTGGATGAGGAGTTCTTGCAGCGGGTCACCGAGAACACGCGGCGCTACATCGGCATCTTCGCAGAGGCCATGGATGAGCTCATGCCCGAGCCCACGGAGGCGTATACCGTGGATGAGGACCGGGACATCCTGATGACGCAGCGTGTGGATGAAGGGGCAGACGGTGGCGCCGACGGCACTGACCCACTCCAGAGGATGCCACCGGAGATCAAACGGTTCTT TGAGGTTTACATCAAGGCATTCTCAAAGGTGACTCCACTCACCATAAGGCAAGTGAAGGCATCCACCATCGGGCAGCTTGTGAAAATATCTGGAATTGTGACTCGCTGCTCGGATGTGAAGCCCTTGATGCAGGTTGCTGTTtatacatgtgaagaatgtggttTCGAGATATACCAG GAAGTGACTGCTAGAGTCTTTATGCCTCTCTTTGAATGCCCATCTCAAAGATGCAAGCTGAATAAAGCAAAGGGGAATCTAATCCTTCAACTGCGAGCATcaaagtttttgaaatttcaGGAG GTGAAGCTTCAAGAGTTAGCAGAGCATGTACCAAAGGGCCACATCCCTCGTTCTCTGACTGTTCATCTAAGAGGAGAGCTGACTAGAAAG GTTGCACCTGGAGATGTGATTGAGATGTCAGGCATTTTTCTTCCCATGCCATACTATGGATTCAGGGCAATGCGTGCAGGATTAGTTGCTGATACTTACTTGGAAGCAATGACTGTCACCCATTTCAAGAAAAAATATGAAGA ATATGAACTTAAAGGTGATGAACAAGAGCAAATTGATAGATTGGCTGAGGATGGTGATATCTACAGTAAGTTGGCAAGGTCCCTGGCACCTGAAATATTTGGCCATGAAGACGTAAAGAAagcgctgctgttgctgcttgtTGGCGCACCCCATCGGAAGCTCGGAGATGGCATGAAG ATCAGAGGAGACCTGCACATATGCTTGATGGGAGATCCTGGTGTTGCAAAGAGTCAACTTCTGAAGCATATCATAAATGTTGCTCCAAGAGGAGTGTATACCACTGGACGCGGAAGCAGTGGTGTTGGTCTTACTGCTGCTGTCCAGAAAGATCCAATTACAAGTGAGTTTGTCCTTGAGGGCGGAGCACTG GTGCTAGCAGATATGGGTATTTGTGCAATAGATGAGTTTGACAAGATGGAAGAGTCAGACAGGACAGCGATTCACGAGGTGATGGAGCAGCAGACAGTTAGCATTGCCAAGGCTGGCATCACCACCTCTCTCAATGCAAGAACTGCAATCCTGTCTGCTGCAAATCCAGCATG GGGAAGGTACGACATGAGGAGGACTCCAGCTGAAAACATAAATCTACCTCCAGCACTGCTGTCTCGTTTTGACCTCCTTTGGTTGATCCTGGATCGAGCGGACATGGAAAGTGATCTTGAAATGGCAAGACACATTGTTCATGTGCACCAAAATCTTGAATCGCCAGCACTGGGTTTCACACCACTTGAACCATCCGTTCTTAG AGCCTACATATCTGCTGCGAGAAGAGTCATCCCTTCTGTTCCTCGAGAGCTTGAGGAATACATCGCAACTGCATATTCCAGCATCCGCCAAGAGGAAGCGAAGTCAAATGCACCAACCTCCTACACAACTATCAGAACACTCCTCAGCATACTCCGCATTTCAATT GCCTTAGCAAGGCTTAGATTTTCAGAAACTGTGGCTCAGAGCGATGTCGACGAAGCACTGCGACTGATGCAGATGTCGAAGTACTCGTTATACTCAGATGACCGCCAGCGGTCTGGCCTAGATGCGATTTCTGACATATATTCCATCCTGAGAGATGAAGCAGCAAGGACAAGCAGCATGGATGTGAGATATGCTCACGCTCTAAACTTAATCTCCAGAAAG GGATATAGTGAGGCTCAATTGAAGGAGTGTTTGGAGGAATATGCATCCCTGAATGTGTGGCAGATCCACCCAAACACCTTTGACATCCACTTCATTGATGCCTGA
- the LOC120699786 gene encoding solute carrier family 40 member 2, chloroplastic-like — MGMLAAAAASTLLASPQAPAGRRRVSGAWTLRLRPAASPGAGTLRLHNFVPKCYITNIEVDVSTVSKEEDFDDPPSLPPGCSIPVVNLCGDVLDSSPFSLHDRASCPSDFEELPVLSEGEQHTLASTPAHPAGLYALYASYLFGNLVEQLWNFAWPAALAILHPSLLPVAIVGFFTKLSVFIGAPIVGKLMDHFPRIPMYTALNAVQVATQLISAATVIYALKNLKHASTTAVVLRPWFIALVAAGAIERLAGLVLGVAMERDWVVLLAGTNRPVALAQANAVLNRLDLICETVGASVFGLLLSKYHPVTCLKIACGLMICSFPVLVMLGQLINRVSCHALDSSRTATDESICIDLLDVRKLVQNSLSAIKHGWNEYKQQTVLPASAATVFLNFNVALAPGAIMTALLMHRGISPSIVGAFSGLCSVMGLVATFISSSLIKRVGILKAGAAGLIFQASLLSVALTVYWVGSISQRTPLLIFLASIALSRLGHMSYDVVGTQIVQTGVPASKANLIGGMEVSIASLAELVMLAMAIVANDVSHFGFLAILSVSSVAGAAWMFCRWLTNPTDEQRELFMFDPLYQVQAIQ, encoded by the exons ATGGGGAtgctcgccgccgcagcagcctcCACTCTCCTCGCCTCGCCACaggcgcccgccggccgccggcgcgtctCCGGAGCGTGGACGCTGCGCCTgaggcccgccgcctcccccggcgCCGGCACGCTCAG GCTACACAATTTTGTCCCAAAGTGTTACATTACAAATATTGAGGTTGATGTTAGTACTGTAAGTAAAGAAGAGGATTTTGATGATCCACCATCACTGCCGCCAGGATGCTCCATTCCGGTTGTTAATCTTTGTGGAGATGTTCTAGATTCTAGTCCTTTTTCACTGCATGATAGGGCCTCCTGTCCTTCTGATTTTGAAGAGCTGCCG GTCTTGTCTGAAGGagagcaacatactttggccTCCACTCCAGCTCATCCTGCTGGACTATACG CTCTATATGCTAGTTACTTATTTGGTAACTTGGTGGAACAACTGTGGAATTTTGCTTGGCCTGCTGCACTGGCAATTCTTCATCCAAGCCTATTGCCTGTTGCTATTGTTGGTTTCTTCACAAAG CTTTCAGTGTTTATTGGGGCACCAATAGTTGGCAAGCTTATGGACCATTTCCCTCGAATACCCATGTACACAGCATTGAATGCTGTGCAG GTAGCCACTCAGTTGATATCAGCTGCAACGGTCATCTATGCTCTAAAAAATCTGAAACATGCTTCTACAACAGCTGTGGTTCTGAGACCTTGGTTTATTGCACTAGTGGCAGCTGGAGCTATTGAAAGGCTTGCAGGATTGGTGCTAGGAGTTGCCATGGAGCGGGATTGGGTTGTCTTG TTAGCAGGAACAAACAGGCCCGTTGCACTAGCTCAAGCAAATGCTGTGCTTAATCGACTTGATCTAATTTGTGAG ACAGTCGGTGCTTCAGTTTTTGGCCTACTGCTATCGAAATACCATCCTGTGACCTGTTTGAAGATTGCTTGTGGTCTAATGATATGCAGTTTCCCTGTTCTG GTTATGTTGGGTCAACTAATTAACAGAGTCTCATGCCATGCACTTGATTCCTCTAGAACTGCCACTGATGAATCTATTTGTATTGATCTGTTAGATGTACGCAAGTTAG TTCAAAATAGTTTGAGTGCTATCAAGCATGGCTGGAATGAGTATAAGCAGCAAACAGTTCTACCTGCAAGTGCAGCTACTGTGTTTCTAAATTTCAATGTTGCACTTGCCCCGGGTGCCATAATGACTGCATTATTAATGCATCGTG GTATTAGTCCGTCCATTGTTGGTGCTTTCAGTGGACTGTGTTCTGTCATGGGCCTTGTTGCAACATTCATCTCCTCAAGCTTGATTAAAAGAGTTGGAATTCTAAAG GCGGGAGCTGCTGGATTGATATTTCAAGCTTCACTCCTGTCCGTTGCGCTCACAGTGTATTGGGTCGGTTCAATTTCGCAAAGGACACCTCTACTTATATTCCTAGCATCCATT GCACTGTCTCGGTTGGGCCACATGTCTTATGATGTTGTCGGGACCCAGATCGTCCAAACTGGTGTTCCTGCTTCAAAAGCAAATCTAATTGGAGGAATGGAGGTTTCAATTGCAAGCCTTGCAGAGTTAGTCATGCTTGCTATGGCTATTGTTGCGAATGATGTCTCCCATTTCGGCTTCTTGGCAATCCTGTCTGTGTCGTCAGTTGCTGGGGCAGCGTGGATGTTCTGTCGGTGGTTAACAAATCCAACAGATGAGCAGAGGGAACTCTTCATGTTTGATCCCCTTTACCAAGTTCAAGCAAT ACAGTAG
- the LOC120699783 gene encoding ocs element-binding factor 1-like, whose translation MSSSSLSPAGTGRMSGSDGDSAADTHRREKRRLSNRESARRSRLRKQQHLDELVQEVARLQAENARVAARAADIASQYARVEQENTVLRARAAELGDRLRSVNEVLRVVEEFSGVAMDIQEEIPADDPLLRPWQLPYPAAAMPIGGAHMLQY comes from the coding sequence atgtcgtcgtcgtcgctgtcacCGGCGGGGACGGGGAGGATGTCCGGGTCGGACGGCGACTCGGCGGCCGACACGCACCGGCGCGAGAAGCGGCGGCTGTCGAACCGCGAGTCGGCGCGGCGGTCGCGGCTGCGGAAGCAGCAGCACCTGGACGAGCTCGtgcaggaggtggcgcggctgcaGGCCGAGAACGCGCGCGTGGCGGCTCGCGCCGCCGACATCGCGTCGCAGTACGCGCGCGTGGAGCAGGAGAACACCGTGCTccgggcgcgcgccgccgagctcggcgaCCGGCTGCGCTCGGTCAACGAGGTGCTCCGCGTCGTCGAGGAGTTCAGCGGcgtcgccatggacatccaggaGGAGATCCCCGCCGACGACCCGCTGCTCCGGCCGTGGCAGCTGCcctaccccgccgccgccatgcccatCGGCGGCGCGCACATGCTCCAGTACTGA
- the LOC120701556 gene encoding pectinesterase inhibitor 10-like, translating to MRAMPPPPPPPPPLLACLLTLLLATAAVPPAGAFCVSKKAGAHSKPKAPAKPKPTPAPPKPIPLVPGGDIVRSLCLKTDYPDLCTSSISKQPHPQLPGEKRLDAAGVLRLAMAAVRAKAAEATAAATALLNDPKTQRGALGPLHDCIDSFDDLAYNLEQADKALAAGDRATTGTMLDAVRTDVDTCDQGFEECEDLKKVMGKWDAELAKLASNCLAIATAAGLR from the coding sequence ATgcgcgccatgccgccgccgccgccgccgccgccgccgctcctcgcctgtctcctcaccctcctcctcgccaccgCGGCGGTGCCACCGGCCGGCGCCTTCTGCGTTTCGAAGAAGGCAGGGGCGCACAGCAAGCCCAAGGCGCCGGCCAAGCCGAAgcccacgccggcgccgccgaagcCGATCCCTCTCGTCCCCGGCGGCGACATCGTGCGGAGCCTGTGCCTGAAGACGGACTACCCGGACCTGTGCACATCGTCCATCTCGAAGCAGCCGCATCCGCAGCTCCCCGGCGAGAAGCGGCTCGACGCCGCGGGGGTGCTCCGGCTGGCGATGGCCGCCGTGcgcgccaaggccgccgaggccacggcggcggcgacggcgctgctGAACGACCCCAAGACGCAGCGGGGGGCACTGGGCCCGCTGCACGACTGCATCGACTCGTTCGACGACCTGGCCTATAACCTGGAGCAGGCCGAcaaggccctcgccgccggcgaccgggcGACCACGGGCACCATGCTCGACGCCGTGCGCACCGACGTGGACACCTGCGACCAGGGCTTCGAGGAGTGCGAGGACCTCAAGAAGGTCATGGGCAAGTGGGACGCCGAGCTCGCCAAGCTCGCCAGCAACTGCCTCgccatcgccaccgccgccggcctccgctag
- the LOC120699784 gene encoding cytochrome c oxidase subunit 5C-like, which yields MAGGRVAHATLKGPSVVKEIFIGVTLGLIAGGMWKMHHWNEQRKTRSFYDMLDKGQISVVVEE from the coding sequence ATGGCAGGTGGCAGGGTTGCACATGCCACCCTCAAGGGCCCGAGCGTGGTGAAGGAGATCTTCATTGGAGTCACCCTCGGGCTGATTGCCGGTGGCATGTGGAAGATGCACCACTGGAACGAGCAGAGGAAGACTAGATCCTTCTACGACATGCTGGACAAGGGCCAGATCAGCGTTGTTGTCGAGGAGTAG